The segment CTTTTCAAGCCTAAATCTACCATAACTATTTGCTCCTCAGCATTAGTTTGAAAACGAAGCATTGTGGTTGTGCTAAACGAGCACGTCACCGCTTCCTTTTCCTGCCTCATCGAATACATTTTGATTAATCGTTTCACTGACTACGGCGGATCAGTTGTTTGTACCGGTCATTCTACACAATCAAGGTGGAACTGAACATAAATCGGCCAAATAAATGTATAACAATTAATCGTGATATTGAATGTCTACTGTAAGAATTACCATGCACTGTACAAATTGCAATAAGAAAGTGCCTGTTTAAGCTAGGTTTTGGTCCAGTAATTGTACTTTAGTGCAGTGTTTACTCGCATCTCAGCGAATCAGAACACAAAAAAAACCATCCGTACAATTACGGATGGTTAATTCTATTAGACAGTTAGCGTGCTAATCAAGAGAAGCAGCACACCTGTCTATTGTTGTCGTTGAAACCAGTACTTCATAGGAGCGAGACAAGTCGTTCTCTAGAGCCGATTATTTGATCAATTTTGTGAGTTCCGCAGTGAGATCTTTTTCGGACACGCTGGTACTGACGACCATGCCGTTCTGGTCGATCAGCCAGATACTGGGAACGTTCAATACGCCGTAATACTTAACCACGGGGTGTTGCCAGCTCCGTTTTGTCGGATCGGGATCAAAGAGTTGTTTCCAAGCGATTCCGGCGTTGCCTACAGCAATTTCAAGCGGAAGTTCATCGTCATCCAGGCTCACTCCAACGACTTCAAGTTTTGATGCATCAAACTGGCCGGCGATAGAATCGATTTCCGTGAGGACTTCTTCGATTCCACCGATGTTTGAACTCCAATAGACAATGGCGGTGACCTTGCCCCGGTTCTGCTCAATTTTGAAGAATTCACCTTGGTAGGTCGAACCACCAAATTTCAGGCTCTGGCCAGTAAGGCTGAGACGACGCAAGACACCCTTAGACTGTTCTCCTTGGGGAGTGTCCGGGTATTGGGCGAGGATTTGTGCGTAGCACATTCTCGCTTCTTCTGAAAGCTTGTATCGCTCACAGCTTCTTCCAGCGGCCAGTAGTAACGGCATCGTTTTAACTTTTTCTTCCGGAAAAGCCTCACAGAAAGTACGTGCTTGACGAGCGAACTCGGTGATCCATTCGGTGTTTTTCTGACTGTATCGCATCGCGTTGGTATTGGCGAAACGAACCACCGCATAAGAAGCTTCCATAGCCGATTTAGAGCCGGGTCGCTGTTTCTGCAGGTATTCTGCGTCGGCATAGAGCGATTCTCCTTCTGACTGGTCGCCTTGCAGAGCAAGTTGCAATCTCGCTTCCGATAGTCGCTGCACCAGTTGGTGCATGATTTCTTCAGGCTCCTGATTCTGGTGTGCGACCAGTACACCTTTGGATGCTAAATCGACAATCTTCTTGTTCCGTGCTTTGATGAGCTGGGGAACCTGTTTGGGATCGGGAGTACCCGAGCTTGAAGCGAGAGGCTGACGCATCACGTTTGTGATTTGTTTGATAATGCCCGCTGCTGACTCATCTGCCGATTGAGCAGGTTCAGGTTGGCTAATAGACGCCGTCGGTAACGTATTAGCGGCTGTTTTGACTTTCCCAACGGCATTGGTTTCCGTAGGAGCTGTCTGGCCCGTCGTATCGGGGGTGGCTTCCGGTTCGGGTGAACCACATCCAACGAGAAGTCCAGCCAACAGACCGGTGACGAGAAGAGTGGGTAACAATCGCATTTGAATCATTTTATTCCATCCTTGGAGCAGCTGAAGCCTGACATCCCTATCGCAACGTGATTTCCCACAGTGTAAACATTCCGCGATCCTGGTTGTGAAAGGATCAGTCAGTCTGCTGTGAAAATCAGCTGTTTCAATGCTGTTTGAGAGAGCGTTTTACGACAAAAACGGAGTTTATGGCAATGCGAGTTTGGCCATTCTGCCCCCTCTTCTTTGGAAAAATTACAAAGTTCTTCAAGTAGAAATTACTAAGACCTGGGATCAATAAGCGTTCGTTCCTGCTCAGGACAGGTGAATCGGAAGGGACTTTAGCGAATGCGAAGAACAGGGGTATTGAGTTGATGTATCTGAATGGGAGAAGTGCGGTAGGTACTCGGGCAGGAGTCGGATTTTAGAGCTCAAACCGGCAGGAATTGCCGGTCAGGAAGCGGTCTATCCTAGATTTGGCCGATCCTTAGAATTACGGAATGCTCCTTGCATCAAGGAAGCAATGCGTAAGGAGAATTTGTCTCGATACCGCTGAATACGAAACGTGAGTTGATGACCATGGCAGAGCAAAACGAACTTGAAGAGCTCGATCAACAGATGTCCGAGAAACCGGAAAAAACAACTGGCCGAAAGAAACGCGGGTTCGGTGTTGCCTGGCTGGCAGGTCCGATCATCCTTCTGACCGCAGGCTGGGTCGCGCCGATGATCATCGCCAACACCGATTTACGAGAGCCAGTGCTGGTTCGATTGATCCCCGGATTCGATCAGCAACTGAAAATCAAATACGCCTCTCTCGACTGGATGTCTCCTGTCGTCATGCATGAGGTCACGGTTTCGGACGCAAACAATGAACCGATCGCAACCGTATCCGAGATGCGAACCGAGCGGACGCTCTTCCAGCTCGTTTTCCAATCAGGCGACTTGGGTACGATCGAACTGACTTCACCTGTGCTCAAAGTGAAACTACGAGAGAATGGGAGCAACGTCGAAGATTTATTGAATCCAATATTGGCAGCACAAGATCCGGAGGCCGAGTCTTCCCAGCTCAAACTGGTCGTGAAAGAGGCCACGTTGGAGCTGTATGATCCTGCCGATCAATTGGTGAATACCACAGTTGTGGAACAGCTGACGTTGCAGCAGACCCCTTCAAAACTGGAAATGGAGCTTCAGGGAACAGTCAATGAGGCTTCCATCCATGTCGCGGGTGAATTTGAACCGACGTTTGAGTCGGGATCTGTTCGTTGGAAAACCGAACGTCTGGATCTCGCCAGTTGGAAACCATTGTTGAGCCGCATGCAGCCCGGCGCCCGATTAAGTGGATTTGTGACGGCCGAACAGACATGCCTGTGGGATCAATCGACCACCCTGCCCTCGGTCGCTCTGAGTGGACCAATGCAGGTTGATCAACTGGAACTGCTTCTTCCGGATCAAATGGGTGGTGATGCTTTTCAGTTGGATGAGTTGAAGACAGGTGGAGCATTCCATGTTTCTTCTCAGCAGCTCCGTTTTGAAAACGCGACATTCGATTCTGCTCTGGGGCATTTCCGTATGCAGGGGGAAGTGAACCTTGCAGAGGTGCAGTCGCAGCAGAACTGGCAGCAGCAGCTGGCAACTTTGATTAATTCCGATCTGGCGATTCAAGGGTACGTTGATCTGGCGGAACTCGCTTCGTTATTTCCGCAGGCCTTGTCTGTTAAAGAGGACATGAAGATCGTCGCGGGTCAAGCTGATCTTTCGCTTCATGCCCGTGATTTAAATGGTCGACGCGTGTTGGAGGCCCGTTTGGGAACCACTGATCTCCTTGCTGAACAAGGTGGCAAATCGATTGCCTGGAAAGAACCACTCAAGTTCGATTGTCAGGTCCATCTCGAAGACGAATGGCCCGTTGTTGATCGCTTACGTGGTTCTTCTGAATTTATGGAATTCCAGGGCGAAGGTTCGTTGGAGTCAGCCAAGTTTCAACTGACGGCCGATCTGCAGAAATTCTCGGCACAACTGACTCAGTTTATCGATCCTGGATTCGATACACTGCAGGGGAGCCTCAATGCTCAATTCCAAACTCAATTATTGAATGGTTCTGACTGGAATGCCGAAAGTCGATTGATCGTTGAGAACTTTGTTTTGAATTGGCCCGGTAGTCCGTCTTGGCGGGAAGAACGTCTGGTCGTCGATGGCAATATACAAGGCGAGTTTATTGATCGTGAACTGCGTAAGATCCAAACGGCGAAGTTCATCGTTAGTAGTGGTACAGACCGTCTGCAAACGGTTCTCACTGCACCCGTTGAACTGGGACAGCCTCCTTATCTGTTTGCGACGACTTTACAGGGAAGTCTGGCAAACTGGCAGAATCGTCTGCGCCCTCTAACCACGCTTGAACCGTGGCAGTTGGGGGGAGAAATCAACTTGACATCCCAAACCAGTCTATCAGACGACCATGTTCGGTTTGTCGATACCAGTGTCGATATCAGTTCCTTCGTCGCCCGGCAACCCGGAGTTGCTATTCAAGAACCCAAACTCCGTTTACAAACGGCAGGCGAGTATGACCGTCACACCGGCACGCTGTCCGTCGACGACATGACGTTGGCCAGTTCCAGCTTGGGAGTCCGTACAGTTGATCTGGTGGTGAAGCCTGTTTCGGGGGCGACACCGGAACTCTCTGGTAACTTGGCACTCAAGGCTGATCTCAATCGAATTTCAAGCTGGTTCGCCGAGCATCCTCTGTTGAAACAATTACGGTTAGGTGGACTCGCTAAATTCCAGTTGCAATTTGATCGCGGTCAAGAAATCGCACAGACGGTCGGTCAGCTGACCCTCGATAACTTCTCGATCTCTTCGTCTGCTCCGGCTCCTTCTTCCGGTAGTCGAACTGCGTTGAAC is part of the Polystyrenella longa genome and harbors:
- a CDS encoding AsmA family protein; amino-acid sequence: MAEQNELEELDQQMSEKPEKTTGRKKRGFGVAWLAGPIILLTAGWVAPMIIANTDLREPVLVRLIPGFDQQLKIKYASLDWMSPVVMHEVTVSDANNEPIATVSEMRTERTLFQLVFQSGDLGTIELTSPVLKVKLRENGSNVEDLLNPILAAQDPEAESSQLKLVVKEATLELYDPADQLVNTTVVEQLTLQQTPSKLEMELQGTVNEASIHVAGEFEPTFESGSVRWKTERLDLASWKPLLSRMQPGARLSGFVTAEQTCLWDQSTTLPSVALSGPMQVDQLELLLPDQMGGDAFQLDELKTGGAFHVSSQQLRFENATFDSALGHFRMQGEVNLAEVQSQQNWQQQLATLINSDLAIQGYVDLAELASLFPQALSVKEDMKIVAGQADLSLHARDLNGRRVLEARLGTTDLLAEQGGKSIAWKEPLKFDCQVHLEDEWPVVDRLRGSSEFMEFQGEGSLESAKFQLTADLQKFSAQLTQFIDPGFDTLQGSLNAQFQTQLLNGSDWNAESRLIVENFVLNWPGSPSWREERLVVDGNIQGEFIDRELRKIQTAKFIVSSGTDRLQTVLTAPVELGQPPYLFATTLQGSLANWQNRLRPLTTLEPWQLGGEINLTSQTSLSDDHVRFVDTSVDISSFVARQPGVAIQEPKLRLQTAGEYDRHTGTLSVDDMTLASSSLGVRTVDLVVKPVSGATPELSGNLALKADLNRISSWFAEHPLLKQLRLGGLAKFQLQFDRGQEIAQTVGQLTLDNFSISSSAPAPSSGSRTALNGTAAVTPSSNTIWAEEAFQVTWKTSRKAEQLDLEQLTVDSKLLKLHTYGKVSELSTVRNVELSGNVEYDLENLMRILQKSNDPAVQMTGRHQKSFVLSGPLTSWAANAPAPSMNPDGSYGIPGSVQNVSQSDGKLTGQAAFGWDTAKLYGLPVGPGELALQLDDKIVRIEPVSLQVAEGRVNLSSHIRFDQASPTLHLDPAKIMENIRLTPELCGEFLQYVAPMLSDVSQIEGHFSMDLNSAQIPLLTPAGSDITGKLQIERAEVRSGQMANQLTTMVQQVKSIISRTSLQGASPGGSTWIVMPKQESEFRVTGGRVYHKRLEFHVDDAILFTTGSVGLDNSLNLVAEIPIQEKWLGNNRLAASMKGQLLRVPISGTMKQPILDQQALAVFASQFAGSAAQNYLQEELDKQLKNLFSR